Proteins encoded within one genomic window of Halomonas sp. YLGW01:
- a CDS encoding ABC transporter substrate-binding protein yields the protein MNAALRATLTATALSVPVSLTLSQQAMADDATLDFGVPAWPGITVKTEVASQLLAPLGYETRAQELSLQVIYQGLDTGDVDAFLGGWMPAQEDLYTSRVKDGSLERVANNVDGAQMTLAVPAYLHEQGITSFADLDAHREAFGGEIHSFGAGSAASEILLQAIDNDTWGLGDWELTDTSVVGMLSAARSAISREEPIAWVGWTPHWMNFELPMRYLEDSKDLFGENNGESEVLTLMRTGYAESHPNLAHFFTQFTFSAEQQSWMINEYGQEERDAEDVAKEWIEGHPERIQAMLEGVTDRDGQPAWPRVQDALAL from the coding sequence ATGAACGCCGCTTTGCGCGCGACCCTCACCGCCACGGCCCTGTCCGTTCCCGTCTCGCTGACGCTTTCCCAGCAGGCGATGGCCGACGATGCGACCCTGGACTTCGGCGTGCCCGCCTGGCCAGGCATCACCGTCAAGACCGAGGTCGCCAGCCAGCTGCTCGCGCCGCTGGGCTATGAGACCCGCGCCCAGGAGCTCAGCCTGCAGGTCATCTACCAGGGCCTGGATACCGGTGACGTCGATGCCTTCCTCGGCGGCTGGATGCCGGCCCAAGAGGATCTCTACACCTCCCGCGTGAAAGACGGCAGCCTCGAGCGGGTAGCCAACAACGTCGATGGCGCCCAGATGACCCTGGCGGTCCCGGCGTATCTCCACGAGCAGGGCATCACCAGCTTCGCCGACCTGGATGCGCACCGTGAGGCCTTCGGCGGCGAGATCCACAGCTTCGGCGCCGGCTCCGCGGCCAGCGAGATCCTCCTCCAGGCGATCGACAACGACACCTGGGGACTGGGCGACTGGGAGCTTACCGATACCAGCGTGGTCGGCATGTTGAGTGCCGCCCGCAGCGCCATCAGCCGCGAGGAACCCATCGCCTGGGTCGGCTGGACGCCGCACTGGATGAACTTCGAACTGCCGATGCGCTACCTCGAGGACTCCAAGGACCTGTTCGGCGAGAACAATGGCGAGAGCGAGGTGCTGACCCTGATGCGCACGGGCTATGCCGAGTCTCACCCCAACCTCGCGCACTTCTTCACTCAGTTCACCTTCAGCGCCGAGCAGCAGAGCTGGATGATCAACGAGTACGGCCAGGAAGAGCGCGATGCCGAAGACGTCGCCAAAGAGTGGATCGAAGGCCATCCCGAGCGCATCCAGGCCATGCTCGAAGGTGTGACCGACCGCGACGGCCAACCCGCCTGGCCCCGGGTACAGGACGCTCTGGCGCTCTAA
- a CDS encoding TVP38/TMEM64 family protein, which translates to MPRPLLILLLVLVALLAMGGLWQWLAMQDLLTVARLQAIAAGSVAWTQAPWAVLVVVAVYAGASLVMFPLSLLVAVTGLLFGPWWGFGYALAGTLAASILTYGVGRRLGREALMRYGGRHLKGLSRYLAGRGIRTMTVVNLLPLAPFTLTNMLAGAFHLRFRDYLIGSIIGIVPGLAGVTLLGSQLGRLVTADNQGELAMALGGIALGVLLLFGLKRYAARRQQRGDAKEPPARQAGTSPAQEPSPTPPPTADARHDAPKS; encoded by the coding sequence ATGCCCCGCCCCCTCCTGATCCTTCTCCTCGTGCTCGTCGCCCTGCTGGCGATGGGCGGCCTCTGGCAGTGGCTGGCCATGCAGGACCTGCTGACCGTGGCGCGCCTGCAGGCGATCGCGGCAGGCTCGGTGGCCTGGACACAGGCGCCCTGGGCAGTACTGGTGGTGGTCGCGGTCTATGCGGGGGCGTCGCTGGTGATGTTCCCACTGAGCCTGCTGGTGGCGGTGACCGGCCTGCTGTTCGGGCCCTGGTGGGGCTTCGGCTACGCCCTGGCAGGCACCCTGGCGGCGTCCATCCTGACCTACGGGGTGGGGCGGCGGCTCGGCCGCGAGGCGCTGATGCGCTACGGCGGCCGGCACCTCAAGGGGCTGTCCCGCTACCTGGCGGGCCGCGGCATTCGCACCATGACGGTGGTCAACCTGCTGCCGCTGGCGCCCTTCACGCTGACCAACATGCTGGCCGGCGCCTTTCACCTGCGCTTTCGCGATTACCTGATCGGCTCGATCATCGGCATCGTGCCGGGGCTTGCCGGGGTCACCCTGCTCGGCAGCCAATTGGGCCGCCTGGTCACCGCCGACAACCAGGGCGAGCTCGCCATGGCGCTGGGCGGCATCGCCCTCGGGGTGCTGCTGCTGTTCGGCCTCAAGCGCTATGCCGCGCGCCGCCAGCAGCGGGGGGACGCCAAGGAGCCCCCCGCCCGTCAGGCCGGCACCAGTCCGGCTCAAGAGCCGTCACCGACGCCGCCTCCTACCGCGGACGCCCGACACGATGCGCCGAAATCCTGA